Proteins encoded by one window of Halorubrum ruber:
- a CDS encoding VOC family protein, whose protein sequence is MDGTLDHVMIRVEDLEESLDWYQTHLNYEEKGRWEADTFTNVFLGPEDVHEDGALLELTYNHDGRTYEIGDAWGHIAVRVPEDALQDSYDQLMAEGVEDYRDPESCGNRYAFVKDPDGHEIEIVKRDHGAKWSIDHTMIRVEDADEALGYWTRKFEYTEVPGRWEADSFSNYFVAPEDAPEEAMKIELTYNYDGREYTMGDAWGHVAVRVDDLDDAWDDLMTREAPDYRDPESCDHNYAFTKDQDGHEVELVTRD, encoded by the coding sequence ATGGACGGAACGCTCGACCACGTGATGATCCGCGTCGAGGACTTAGAGGAGAGCCTCGACTGGTACCAGACGCACCTGAACTACGAGGAGAAGGGCCGCTGGGAGGCGGACACGTTCACCAACGTCTTCCTCGGGCCCGAGGACGTCCACGAGGACGGCGCCCTCTTGGAGCTCACGTACAACCACGACGGCCGCACCTACGAGATCGGCGACGCCTGGGGCCACATCGCGGTCCGCGTCCCCGAGGACGCGCTCCAAGACTCGTACGACCAGCTGATGGCGGAGGGCGTCGAGGACTACCGCGACCCCGAGTCCTGTGGAAACCGCTACGCGTTCGTGAAGGACCCCGACGGCCACGAGATCGAGATCGTCAAGCGCGACCACGGCGCGAAGTGGAGCATCGACCACACGATGATCCGCGTCGAGGACGCCGACGAGGCGCTCGGCTACTGGACCCGCAAGTTCGAGTACACCGAGGTACCCGGCCGCTGGGAGGCGGACTCCTTCTCGAACTACTTCGTGGCGCCCGAGGACGCCCCGGAGGAGGCGATGAAGATCGAACTCACCTACAACTACGACGGCCGCGAGTACACGATGGGCGACGCCTGGGGCCACGTCGCGGTGCGCGTCGACGACCTCGACGACGCCTGGGACGACCTCATGACCCGCGAGGCGCCCGACTACCGCGACCCCGAATCGTGCGACCACAACTACGCGTTCACGAAGGACCAAGACGGCCACGAGGTCGAGCTGGTCACGCGGGACTAA
- a CDS encoding UbiA family prenyltransferase gives MANEPTRPSAPDGTTAQYRSHATPSDSGTLRLVAAFVAGAPFAGLVAAVEVAVVTAALGVPLSAAPVAVGLVAFAVYAADHVADAEGDIGSTPVRARIALRYADQLMVAAAVSYGLAVALAAGAGPAALALVLVPGAVWIGYATDWLPAAGDLVAPLGEVSVPRLKDVFLLNSAAVALAWAVAVVAAPLAFAGVPVDSAGAPAVALLFAYVFARSFVDVEVPNVRDVAADAARGVATLPVVYGVSGTRRALLAVDAVAAGLLAATAATGAASTPALAALGVGLAVSVTVTALADRLGGAALGVAPDCSYLVAGAVLLAIGW, from the coding sequence ATGGCAAACGAACCCACGAGGCCGTCCGCGCCGGACGGCACGACAGCGCAGTATCGCTCGCACGCAACACCCTCCGACTCGGGGACGCTCCGGCTGGTCGCCGCGTTCGTGGCGGGGGCGCCGTTCGCGGGGCTCGTCGCCGCCGTCGAGGTGGCGGTCGTGACGGCCGCGCTCGGCGTGCCGCTCTCGGCCGCGCCGGTCGCGGTGGGCCTCGTCGCGTTCGCGGTGTACGCCGCGGACCACGTCGCCGACGCCGAGGGCGACATCGGCTCGACGCCGGTGCGGGCGCGGATCGCGCTCCGCTACGCCGATCAGCTGATGGTCGCCGCCGCGGTGAGCTACGGGCTGGCCGTCGCGCTCGCGGCCGGCGCGGGTCCCGCGGCGCTCGCGCTCGTCCTCGTCCCCGGTGCGGTGTGGATCGGCTACGCCACCGACTGGCTGCCGGCCGCGGGGGACCTCGTCGCGCCGCTCGGCGAGGTCTCCGTGCCGCGCCTGAAGGACGTGTTCCTCCTCAACTCCGCGGCGGTCGCGCTCGCCTGGGCGGTCGCCGTCGTGGCCGCGCCGCTCGCGTTCGCCGGCGTTCCCGTGGACTCGGCCGGAGCGCCCGCGGTCGCCCTGCTTTTCGCCTACGTCTTCGCCCGCTCGTTCGTCGACGTCGAGGTCCCGAACGTCAGGGACGTCGCGGCCGACGCCGCGCGGGGCGTGGCGACGCTCCCCGTCGTCTACGGAGTCAGCGGAACGCGGCGGGCCCTGCTGGCCGTCGACGCCGTCGCCGCCGGACTGCTGGCGGCCACCGCCGCGACCGGCGCCGCGTCGACCCCCGCCCTCGCCGCGCTCGGCGTCGGCCTCGCCGTTTCGGTGACCGTCACCGCGCTGGCCGACCGGCTCGGCGGCGCGGCGCTCGGGGTCGCGCCCGACTGTAGCTACCTCGTCGCCGGCGCCGTCCTCCTCGCGATCGGCTGGTGA